gctgtggcggccatcttggatttcggatcaacctgaACAgcctcaggatcatttcatgcaagtttcagccaaatcacaccggtagaacttaagaagaaattcaaaatgtgttttcaagatggcggctgtggcggccatcttggatttcggatcaacctgaacaataacaacactttgtcgggaccatgtcaggatcatttcatgcaagtttcagccaaatcgcaccggtagaacttgagaagaagttcaaaatgtgttttcaagatggcggctgtggcggccatcttggatttcagatcgacccgaaaaataacaacactttgtcgggaccatatcaggatcatttcatgcaagtttcagccaaaccgcaccggtagaacttgagaagaagttcaaaatgtgttttcaagatggcggctgtggcggccatcttggatttcggatcaacctgaacaataacaacactttgtcgggaccatgtcaggatcatttcatgcaagttttagcaaaatcgcaccggtagaacttgagaagaagttcaaaatgtgttttcaagatggcggctgtggccaTTCTTAGAATTAATCATTTTCGTTTAGCCATATACGCAATCAGTATTTACTAGGGATCGCATTTTGTCGACCTGACCATTCGACATTGTAGGATTCCGTTTTAACCTATTTCTGATTCCACTATATATTTCTTAGTTACAAAGTGTCAAAGAACTTCTGCATGACTTCGGTTATCGACGAAAATTACAAACTAGAAACATTTTTGTCGGTATATTAGTTTTACAGATATAACACTCGCCTTCtgatacaatatgtatgtaCGTACGTTGTCTGTAAAGTACTTAGTACCTagacaaatatcaaaatcaatgttTGTGACTGCAGTGTTTTATGTATGATACTATCACGTTTTACTTGTGCTACTCCACACAGGAGTCGGAACATGAACtaacaacaataaaaaatcATGTATTGCACATTTTTATTATAACATAAATTCAGAAGACATCATGTAATAATACGGTATGTGACGAGAAATATAACATCGAGGTAAAttggaatatacatgtacatatatggcaaaaaaaatgttatgtaaaatatttattattcattcgaaaaatttaaaaaaatcataaaacttTGATTgataatattgtaatataaaatacatgtgaTAGATATGAAATAGATATTAAACTTGTCAATTGACTATCAACTTACTTACTTGGCACCATAGATATGTAATCTTAAGTGGATATCAGATAAAatgtaattacaaaaaatatcacattCACTAAGGAATACTGGTCGTCTTCAATGTAGATACAACCATGACTAAAATGGTTGTTCTTAATTTCCTCTTACATAATCTCTCACACCAATAGTAGTCGCCATTGCTGTCGGAGATCACATGACCGCGTAAATTTAAATGATACGTATAATAGCTTTATAAATTACAGTTTATGGGGGTCAATGAGGAACCTAGTAACAAGATATAGAAAGTTCTATTGGTTATCGCCATTTCGTAGTAGATTCAGACTTGTATTTGATGAATGAAAAACTCGCAGTCATGTGATTCCCGAAAGTGATCTTATTCTGACAGAGGTCTTGGGTTTAGGAAGTATACGTATACGTGAAAACGAGATTTCGACGGAGGACTGGGTCAGCATATTAATGTTCACAGCGTATCACATGACTAGACAATAACCTATTGTACTTGGTCTTAACAGCCTGGGAGGTACTTATGAGTTTGTCCATCGCTATGAAGTTGCGTATGTTCCAGTCGAAACAGTTGTCTGTGTGGCACCATGACATTAGGACAGGGTGGTGAGGACTACAGGGGAACTCTCCCCCAACACTCGGCAAGGCTTGCCCAATCTGACACATCATCTGTTTCGTTAGGGTTTCCGCCGATAATATACGACGATGAAGTCTCCCGTTATACTCGCAATCTTCTTGCATTTTCATCAATGCACCAGCCACTTTACCTAACATGGTATAATCGGCTAATAAACTGTCTCTCATCTGAAAGAGAATAGACATACATGATATGTAATTGTTGATATTACCAAACTCAATTTAGTGAGTTGACCAGCTAGAGAGTTTGTCATAAAACAAACACTAAATTCGATAGAGGTTACTGTAACCGATAGTTTATCTCATTCACAtcagtccgctaaacctgcctatattattaggttttttttttaaatcctaatatatatatacatgtattagcaaaaaaaaatattaaaaagcctaatattataggcaggtttagcggactacattTACCCCTGACATTTCATAATGGACTCgcctagtctttgatttagaagagtccaaatgcGCCTTcatgggtgaatgagttaagagAAAGTTTCGTTCATCTTGTGTTTTAAcaaattgtttatgttttgaacGAATTCTTAacgattttcaaatataatgaGATGTTTATACCTTTTGCACTAACAATACTTCTTGCGATAACACGCAATAACAATAAGGACTCCAGACAAGGTTCTGTGGTGTGACTTTCATGTTAAACATTTCCATGTCGAGACCGTTCACATGATTTAACATTACCTTTCATAAATATGTCCTATATAGATACTTTCTTTATGTATGGCTGGGCCAGCCACCTGACGTTGTCCCTTACCTGTTGTTCTGTGATATTCCCGTGAGGAAGACGTCTTGGAAGAAGGGTTTCCAAACACTGGTCACACTCCGATGTGGTAGGGGGGACAACACTAGGCCTCAGCCTGTCATACTACAGAAAACAACACAGTTGTAATTCAGTTATCAAAATGTAATACCTACTTCCACTCTTATATTATCATGGTTAATTGGAACAGAATGATACAACTTAACTGTAACAGCCTCAGGAAGCGATGAAAGCAAATATTGTAACGGTTAAACCAAAGAAAACACCTCTTAACGTATAACAGCAGGTACATATGATTCACATGTTGCTTAAAGGCTTAAGCGTGATTGATAAAAAGGTTTGACAAAGGTTCTCACATATTAAAAGATGTTTTTATATTAGTATTTTATACAGAATCCATCTCACCAGACTATTGAATACCGCGTCTACTCGTTTAGCTTTCTTCCACAGTTTCAGCCTCATGTGCCGGTTGAATGCCTGTCCAGGACTACCGTCGGTTTCAGACTGAACAGAACGAGGGGTGGTTTCCATGGAAGAACAGATATCCACCTGGTTACCGCACACTCTTTGTATTTGAGGCGTTGGTACATTATAAGTCAATCCGGAACATGTGGCCAAAACTGCACAGGCCTGAGTCAGGAAAACTCCTGGTACACaaaagattttgattttattgcaaTTAACATAGAAAACTACACTGACATGCAAATTGGGAATAGGATAgatttatatagatttttgttACATTTCAAAGATTCACATCTACTTTGTGGGAATTGATATGTGGCTAACAAATATTTCTCAGAACGCACACTACTGAGTCGAgcgaggttttttttttttatctgttgaTGGAACCAAACCGTTCTCCCCAGCGGCGAAGAAGTCCAAATAGACTTAAGATCTCTCTTATTatgtataaaaatcatttttagacTTTGGGGTGAACTAGacaaaaatgataacatttCCTTCAATACAGCATCCCATTCTGTTAAGAAATTGGGCTAATGAAAACGAATGTTTTCATCTTCATCgcagtttgataaattaattcaTGGGAACGTTTTTTTAACTACGCGACTTATACTAGTACTATAAACTATGGTTAATTGCCATGTCTATGTTAGCTTATGACATTTACAAAGACAGAACTTACCTAGGTAAAATATAACAAGCATAAGTATTCTAAAAGTAAAGGTATGCtcaaatatgttttaacagTCCTTAAAAATTGACAGTTTTCAGCAATTTAGAAGAATATTATAGGGCTAAAACGAGGTTCCCTTccacatttttgtaaatttttacCATTTCACCACTTCAATCAAATACTGACTTTTCGATGTCATTCAGGTTTTCGAAAATTCAGTTTCAGTTTTGATCAACCTTAATTAATCGGCTTACCATGTTTAGAGATTCCCACCAAGAAGGTACGGCATTTAAGTTTGGTAGCACTTCAAGGAAATCTCTCAGTCTAAGTACAGTTCGGAATTTCCGTGCTAGAGGAATCAAATGCAGGTCAAATGGGTGTAACGAGGTCACATCGACTGACCGTTCAATAGGCTCGTGCCACTTCCTTGTCCGGTACCAATGGTCCATAAATCCTTTGATTGAATATTAACTTAGTACTTAAGCTTCTTATTACATGGTTCAGTACTACTAACACCAGTGGTAGAGATCTGACAGGTTGAAGTATGTCTTATCGAAAATTATCTCCTCCATTAATTTCTGTTAGactatttctgaaaaaaaaatgtcgtCCAACCCCGCTCGTCTCCTTTGTCTTCCATTTCCAATTGTTTATCActatcatattttgatatattttatatcatactCAACACTATTGCTTCCTAAACGAAAGTCAAACGACTTAATAATCTGTTAAGAATATTTGACCTAATTCCGGGTTTAAGTCCGGCACTTTCAGGTGGCATAATTATCAAATGATTCATATAGTCTAAAATTATCTAAGGTCTTCTTAGGCAGGAAGTTTGAATTTCGCGTTTCCAGTAAGGAACCGACAAAGTTCTTTCCTTCAAAGTAGAGAACGTCATATTCACATAAAGGAAATTCATGACAGATATATAGGAAAATGTACTCAGAATATTTAAGAACCGGTTCATACGGTCCTTTTTGGTTGAATTTGTACAACAACGAGCATGAGGACCGCTTGTACGACAACGAGCATGATCCAACTGTTTCATCCTTTTAGCTATGATTCTTCAGTTGTCTAATTAACAGTTACTACAGTCAGAGTACTTaaacatatcaaaggaaatGACAATAGTGTCACATAAGAGGCAgcaaagataaaaataaataactttaaaatattaaatatagataaataaaatcaatacagaatagtatttttaatcattttcaataagTCTCTTAAAGGCCATGATTGGCATCAGTAATGTATTCATTCAACGTAAATAAAAATGAGGTAAATAGTCCATATAGTGTCACAGTCATTTCATCCTTCTAAGTGTCAAGGTCAGATTGTGTGGGAGAACAAAGAACAAACAAACCTATTGTCTACATCGGTTTCTAAGAACCATCAAAAGCAATATATCAGTAGACTTATATCAAGTATACAATCATGATCAATTTCCTtacacaataaaaacaaacctCGGGAATCCATCACGTTTATTTCAGTGACGTGTAGGGTTAACAGAAGGAAGGAATCATCGTTTAATTacgaaaatatgttttaaattgcACATTATTGACAACGGCTTAAAATAAACCTTCAACTATTTTTCTTGGAGATTGTTAATGCATTGTTGAAATCTTGTGTTCAAACTTTCAACTGGCATTAAACTGTCAATGTGTAGttgatttgtatatataatgtctcAATTGATGACCATTTCTGCGTCTTCTTCCATGTGGCATTTAAAGCGattgtaaataattttactACTAATAAGCATTGGTTGTAATAACTTGACAGGATAATTGTTTAATTACAATTTAACACGACACCTCTCGAGTTGTGAGGGGAAATTGCTTTAATCTTCCCTATGTGCCAGGCAGGTGTGAGACCAATGGTGTAAAGGGACCGTCTTGGTTGTTTCCATTAACTAACAGACACGTTTTTTTCTTGTTTCCGGTTAAAAGGTGTTGACAGGATGGTTATAGATATCACTTAACGTTTCATCTTATGTCAGGATCCCAGATTTACCCAAAGTTCAGTTGGTGCATTCACCTATCAAGACGAACTTTGGGACCgtttatacattaaatatttaaggaattgtttgtttttttttttaattttttgttgttgtttaatggtgtgtaaactgcatttgttggacagatatttttatgttgaaaacgcagtttacacaccagtaaacaacaacaacaaaaattaaaaaaacattccTTATCTAAACATTTCAACCGACTATTCCTTTTAGATTTAATGTTCCTATAAAATAAAACTGTCCaacagatattttatttatttttctttcagaaAGATGTTCAAAACGcatatgatatttaaacataACATCAACATTCAAACACACATTCACACAAGTCAATCATTTAAGTTCAACTGTCTACTAAAGTATTCAACAGATATCTGTACATTTTATTATTGCTTGGTTAagactataaaataaatattgaaaacagtTTGATAGTCCCCCTGTCACTTGGCGTTAGAACAAAACACATCCTGTGACCATTTGAAATGTTACTGTGTTGATTTTTACTGTGAGAGCTGTTGGcgtgatgtttgaaatcagctgatcgatgcacgagaattgttgtattcatagtgtattcatttaAAGTTATAGGTGCCGTAACTAGCTCTGACGCGGATAAAAACCATCATGCACACACACACTTTCACACTCTTATATACTGGCCttatatttttttactatttataaatttgaaatcttttcttttatatatttatatttgtagttaCTTGTATgcattaaaataatttcattaatatcatttgaaaaatcaTTAGATCCAGataaaagaatttcaaaattaataaaacctAT
This portion of the Argopecten irradians isolate NY chromosome 6, Ai_NY, whole genome shotgun sequence genome encodes:
- the LOC138326048 gene encoding uncharacterized protein, with translation METTPRSVQSETDGSPGQAFNRHMRLKLWKKAKRVDAVFNSLYDRLRPSVVPPTTSECDQCLETLLPRRLPHGNITEQQMRDSLLADYTMLGKVAGALMKMQEDCEYNGRLHRRILSAETLTKQMMCQIGQALPSVGGEFPCSPHHPVLMSWCHTDNCFDWNIRNFIAMDKLISTSQAVKTKYNRLLSSHVIRCEH